Proteins co-encoded in one Candidatus Thiodictyon syntrophicum genomic window:
- a CDS encoding cephalosporin hydroxylase family protein yields MSPYENFKIECRDEITRQGADSRLLQASSTWFILANGGKYSYHFAWLGRPIIQYPQDILAIQELIWQVKPDLIIETGIAHGGSLVLSASLLALLDYGDAAATGTLLDPTKPRRTVLGIDIDIRAHNRAAIQAHPLASRIDMMQGSSVDPDIIAQVHAKAAGKERILVCLDSNHTHAHVLAELEAYAPLTTVGSYCVVFDTIIEDLPADMFPDRPWGPGDNPKTAVWAYLKTHPEFQIDKAIDHKLLISVAPDGYLKRVGCQPADT; encoded by the coding sequence TTACAGGCTTCGAGCACATGGTTTATATTAGCGAACGGGGGGAAATACTCCTATCACTTCGCGTGGCTTGGCCGGCCCATTATCCAATACCCCCAAGACATCCTCGCCATCCAGGAACTCATCTGGCAGGTCAAGCCCGATCTCATCATCGAGACCGGCATCGCCCACGGCGGCTCGCTGGTCCTCAGCGCCTCCCTGCTCGCCTTGCTGGACTATGGCGATGCGGCAGCAACCGGGACCCTGCTCGATCCGACGAAACCCAGGCGCACCGTGCTTGGCATCGACATCGACATCCGCGCCCATAACCGCGCAGCCATCCAGGCACATCCGCTGGCCAGCCGGATCGACATGATGCAGGGCTCGTCCGTCGACCCCGACATCATCGCCCAAGTCCACGCAAAGGCTGCCGGGAAGGAGCGCATCCTCGTCTGCCTGGACTCCAATCATACCCACGCTCATGTACTGGCGGAGTTGGAAGCCTACGCCCCCCTGACCACGGTGGGCAGCTACTGCGTCGTCTTCGACACCATCATCGAGGACCTGCCTGCCGACATGTTCCCCGACCGCCCCTGGGGACCCGGCGACAACCCCAAGACCGCAGTGTGGGCGTATCTCAAAACCCACCCGGAGTTTCAGATCGACAAAGCGATCGACCACAAGCTCCTCATCAGCGTCGCTCCGGATGGGTATTTGAAGCGGGTGGGCTGTCAGCCGGCCGATACATGA